A genomic window from Triticum urartu cultivar G1812 chromosome 7, Tu2.1, whole genome shotgun sequence includes:
- the LOC125522066 gene encoding RING-H2 finger protein ATL70-like, translating to MGTGGPSPPGAPHGLFGSSGAGGFGYGLAVSVGILLLVCTVAFAVYLCCARASSSMPVADARGIPAPAPPRRGNGDVELGGIDAATLEAYPAVVYREARKPASEEGQHAACCAVCLERYADSNVVRVLPDCGHLFHRGCVDAWLRRRPTCPVCRTSPLPSPMPTPLAEVTPLALPRSA from the coding sequence ATGGGCACCGGCGGCCCGTCGCCGCCCGGCGCCCCGCACGGCCTGTTCGGGTCGAGCGGCGCCGGCGGGTTCGGCTACGGCCTGGCCGTCTCCGTCGGCATCCTCCTCCTCGTCTGCACCGTCGCCTTCGCCGTCTACCTCTGCTGCGCCCGCGCCTCGTCGTCCATGCCGGTGGCCGACGCCCGCGGGATTccggcgccggcgccgccccgccgcggcAACGGCGACGTCGAGCTCGGCGGCATCGACGCGGCGACGCTGGAGGCGTACCCGGCGGTGGTCTACAGGGAGGCGAGGAAGCCGGCCTCGGAGGAGGGGCAGCACGCGGCGTGCTGCGCCGTCTGCCTGGAGAGGTACGCGGACAGCAACGTGGTCCGGGTGCTGCCGGACTGCGGCCACCTGTTCCACCGCGGCTGCGTCGACGCGTGGCTCCGGCGGCGGCCCACGTGCCCGGTGTGCCGGACGTCGCCTCTGCCCAGCCCCATGCCCACGCCTCTCGCCGAGGTGACGCCGCTGGCGCTGCCGAGGTCGGCGTGA